One genomic region from Populus nigra chromosome 8, ddPopNigr1.1, whole genome shotgun sequence encodes:
- the LOC133700380 gene encoding inactive leucine-rich repeat receptor-like protein kinase CORYNE, whose protein sequence is MEKRRYSLRVSNSKVTASLLFLFVLCLYYASVQCQESSKVTPPSPSTPTQSKSGLKRILVSIFLGVLTGLTGAVVFAFVVRFLVRYMKRSPILKGPVIFSPKITPKSLQSALENENQLLGSSSNGKYYRTALDNGLTIAVKRFEPFEIGSPERQSKSVKRRIQQELEMLASLRHRNLMSLRAYVREPDRFSLVYDYVPTGSLEDAMNRVRENELQLGWEVRLRIAVGVIKGLRYLHFECAPQILHYNLKPRNVILDAEFEPRLADFGLAKLTPNLDRATSGYSAPECFQDCRYSDKSDVFSFGMILGVLLTGRDPTDPFLGETASGGSLGRWLRHLQQAGEAREALDKSLLGEEVEEDEMLMAVRIAVVCQSEMPADRPSSDELVPMLSQLHSF, encoded by the exons ATGGAGAAAAGAAGATACAGTCTTCGAGTTAGCAATAGCAAAGTCACAGCTTCACTGCTTTTTCTGTTCGTTCTTTGCTTGTACTACGCAAGTGTACAATGTCAAGAAAGTAGTAAAGTCACACCTCCATCTCCTTCTACTCCAACCCAATCCAAGAGTGGACTCAAGAGAATACTTGTAAGCATCTTCTTAGGAGTCTTGACTGGATTAACAGGAGCCgttgtttttgcttttgtaGTCCGTTTCTTGGTCCGGTACATGAAGAGATCTCCGATTCTCAAAGGCCCAGTTATATTTTCTCCAAAAATCACTCCTAAAAGTCTTCAATCAGCTCTTGAAAATGAGAATCAATTGCTAGGTTCAAGCTCCAATGGAAAGTATTACAGGACTGCACTGGACAATGGGCTAACCATTGCTGTCAAGAGGTTCGAGCCATTTGAGATTGGCTCCCCTGAGAGGCAGAGCAAATCAGTAAAGAGAAGGATACAGCAGGAGCTGGAAATGCTAGCTAGTTTGAGACATCGGAATCTGATGAGTTTAAGGGCTTATGTTCGCGAGCCAGATAGGTTCTCTTTGGTTTATGATTATGTGCCAACCGGGAGTCTTGAAGATGCAATGAATAGAGTGAGAGAGAATGAGTTGCAACTTGGATGGGAAGTTCGGCTTCGGATTGCCGTTGGGGTTATTAAAGGGCTTAGGTATCTTCATTTTGAATGCGCCCCTCAGATTTTGCATTATAATTTGAAGCCAAGGAATGTGATTTTGGATGCTGAGTTTGAACCAAGGTTGGCTGATTTTGGACTGGCTAAGCTTACGCCTAATTTGGACAGAGCTACGTCTGGATATAGCGCTCCTGAGTGTTTCCAAGATTGCAG GTACTCGGATAAAAGTGATGTTTTCAGCTTTGGGATGATATTGGGTGTTTTGCTAACTGGGAGAGACCCTACAGATCCATTCCTTGGGGAAACAGCTAGTGGGGGTAGTTTGGGTCGTTGGCTTCGACATTTGCAACAAGCAGGGGAGGCGCGAGAGGCGCTTGATAAGAGTCTTCTTGGGGAAGAAGTTGAGGAAGACGAGATGCTTATGGCAGTGAGAATTGCTGTTGTTTGTCAATCAGAAATGCCTGCAGATAGGCCTTCAAGTGACGAGCTTGTCCCCATGCTATCCCAACTGCACAGTTTTTAA
- the LOC133701204 gene encoding uncharacterized protein LOC133701204 isoform X1 has product MVEAFFSTTQMDFDFAHHHSLSQSQSHPFMLLSGPPSCGKTSLLFQFAYNVALEAEDDRKVVFICHRSRIESAPPFLSQGIQPSSDIFKRIQMKYVEDDEGIKKYFAAFHLHDTFPLSVVVDDFGDFFYERKCQERYGNPRGRDLALVRILALCHNAVMSSNDKGHCKLLISDTHHGDSPRLLFLYKRWVPSIFTIKGDGNGSFLLKNYSNVGSDNTEKMKIAKYSLVYQRLMLEGIIEDEEIDNHAVVSSSVEQLIAAK; this is encoded by the exons ATGGTGGAGGCATTCTTCTCTACGACCCAAATGGACTTCGACTTCGCTCACCACCACTCCCTGTCCCAGTCGCAGTCCCACCCATTTATGCTTCTTTCTGGGCCTCCTTCCTG CGGGAAAACGTCTCTACTTTTCCAGTTCGCTTACAACGTCGCGTTAGAAGCTGAGGATGATCGCAAAGTGGTCTTCATATGCCACCGTAGCAGGATAGAAAGCgcccctccttttctttctcag GGTATTCAACCGTCTTCTGATATCTTTAAACGCATTCAAATGAA GTATGTTGAAGACGATGAAGGAATCAAGAAGTATTTTGCTGCATTCCACCTGCATGATACATTTCCTCTATCTGTGGTTGTTGATGATTTTGGAGACTTTTTCTATGAAAG GAAATGTCAAGAGAGATATGGTAATCCTCGTGGAAGAGACTTAGCACTGGTTCGGATTTTAGCTTTGTGCCACAATGCAGTAATGTCCTCAAA TGACAAAGGACACTGCAAGCTTTTGATCTCTGATACACACCATGGAGACTCCCCGAGGTTGCTCTTCCTCTATAAAAGATGGGTTCCATCCATTTTCACGATCAAAG GTGATGGCAATGGATCatttcttctaaaaaattaCAGCAACGTGGGAAGTGACAACACTGAGAAAATGAAGATTGCAAAGTACTCGTTAGTTTATCAGCGCCTAATGTTGGAAGGGATAATTGAGGATGAGGAGATAGACAATCATGCTGTTGTTAGTTCTAGTGTAGAGCAATTAATCGCCGCTAAATGA
- the LOC133701204 gene encoding uncharacterized protein LOC133701204 isoform X2, with protein MVEAFFSTTQMDFDFAHHHSLSQSQSHPFMLLSGPPSCGKTSLLFQFAYNVALEAEDDRKVVFICHRSRIESAPPFLSQGIQPSSDIFKRIQMKYVEDDEGIKKYFAAFHLHDTFPLSVVVDDFGDFFYERKCQERYGNPRGRDLALVRILALCHNAVMSSNDKGHCKLLISDTHHGDSPRLLFLYKRWVPSIFTIKD; from the exons ATGGTGGAGGCATTCTTCTCTACGACCCAAATGGACTTCGACTTCGCTCACCACCACTCCCTGTCCCAGTCGCAGTCCCACCCATTTATGCTTCTTTCTGGGCCTCCTTCCTG CGGGAAAACGTCTCTACTTTTCCAGTTCGCTTACAACGTCGCGTTAGAAGCTGAGGATGATCGCAAAGTGGTCTTCATATGCCACCGTAGCAGGATAGAAAGCgcccctccttttctttctcag GGTATTCAACCGTCTTCTGATATCTTTAAACGCATTCAAATGAA GTATGTTGAAGACGATGAAGGAATCAAGAAGTATTTTGCTGCATTCCACCTGCATGATACATTTCCTCTATCTGTGGTTGTTGATGATTTTGGAGACTTTTTCTATGAAAG GAAATGTCAAGAGAGATATGGTAATCCTCGTGGAAGAGACTTAGCACTGGTTCGGATTTTAGCTTTGTGCCACAATGCAGTAATGTCCTCAAA TGACAAAGGACACTGCAAGCTTTTGATCTCTGATACACACCATGGAGACTCCCCGAGGTTGCTCTTCCTCTATAAAAGATGGGTTCCATCCATTTTCACGATCAAAG ATTGA